One window of the Niallia circulans genome contains the following:
- a CDS encoding Bax inhibitor-1/YccA family protein, with protein sequence MYAYNPSNEYMPSVLRTFALSLGIAFIGTMIGNFVPANLFLPLSILEVVLLLIAIFARRGKSLSYGFLFTFTFISGITTFPIVSYYVSTVGGNVVINALGTTTIVFAGVAIYATKTKRDFSFLRGMLLASLIALIAIGIFNIFWPLATGGMLAYSFIGVLVFSGYVLYDFNRMKHYGITADQVPLMALNLYLDFLNLFISILRIFGILSERD encoded by the coding sequence ATGTATGCATATAACCCAAGTAATGAATATATGCCTTCTGTTTTAAGAACTTTTGCTCTTTCTCTAGGAATAGCATTTATCGGAACAATGATCGGTAATTTCGTCCCAGCCAATTTATTTTTACCGTTATCAATTTTAGAGGTTGTTCTTTTATTAATCGCTATTTTCGCAAGAAGAGGAAAATCTTTATCTTATGGTTTCTTATTTACCTTTACGTTTATTTCAGGGATTACCACTTTTCCAATCGTCTCTTATTATGTATCCACAGTTGGCGGAAATGTTGTCATTAATGCTTTGGGTACTACGACAATTGTGTTTGCTGGGGTTGCTATATATGCAACAAAAACGAAGCGTGACTTCTCTTTCTTAAGAGGAATGTTACTCGCTTCCCTAATCGCTTTAATCGCTATCGGGATTTTCAATATCTTTTGGCCATTAGCAACAGGTGGCATGCTCGCGTATTCCTTCATTGGTGTCCTAGTATTTAGCGGCTATGTGTTGTATGATTTTAATCGAATGAAACATTATGGTATAACAGCAGATCAAGTCCCTTTAATGGCCTTGAATTTATATCTCGATTTTCTAAATTTATTTATAAGTATCTT
- the mscL gene encoding large conductance mechanosensitive channel protein MscL, whose protein sequence is MWKDFKAFAIKGNVIDLAVGVIIGTAFSKIVSSLVDDLIMPLFAHFIVGVDFSTWSYSSINYGNFIQRIVDFFIISFSIFLVIRFLNRFKKKEEVQEEAVTVDTKEELLKEIRDLLKTEVIRDKDGLN, encoded by the coding sequence ATGTGGAAAGACTTTAAAGCATTCGCAATAAAAGGAAACGTAATAGATTTAGCAGTAGGGGTAATTATTGGAACGGCATTCAGCAAAATTGTCAGTTCACTAGTAGATGATTTGATCATGCCGCTGTTCGCCCATTTTATTGTCGGCGTAGATTTCTCAACATGGTCTTATTCAAGTATAAATTACGGAAACTTTATACAACGAATTGTTGACTTTTTCATTATTTCTTTCTCTATCTTTTTAGTAATTCGTTTTTTAAATCGCTTTAAGAAAAAGGAAGAGGTCCAAGAAGAAGCAGTAACTGTTGATACTAAAGAAGAGCTATTAAAAGAAATCCGTGATTTACTAAAAACAGAAGTTATTCGCGATAAAGATGGTTTAAATTGA
- a CDS encoding acylphosphatase, with product MKQLHLIINGRVQGVGFRYFVQMIAMENQITGWVRNKADGTVECRAVASSETLRAFVEKVKRGNRFARVDHIEIQESEPEELFSSFKVIY from the coding sequence ATGAAACAACTACATCTTATAATCAATGGAAGGGTACAGGGCGTAGGTTTTCGATACTTTGTCCAAATGATTGCTATGGAAAATCAGATAACCGGCTGGGTTCGCAATAAAGCAGATGGAACCGTGGAATGTAGGGCTGTAGCTTCTTCTGAAACACTGCGAGCTTTTGTGGAAAAAGTAAAAAGGGGTAATCGCTTTGCCAGAGTGGACCATATAGAAATACAGGAAAGTGAGCCAGAAGAACTATTTTCGAGCTTTAAGGTTATTTATTAA
- a CDS encoding DUF4309 domain-containing protein, with translation MKKNKYIWLIVVGVIIIAGILITSMVNSYLTEKHKNELDQKHMVIKKDLQWTKDNAYFEIDINVKEKKYELYIIGEGERKYQQVEDTDLGEKDDTIVTGDFAFYLWTKEYGKKAVKQDLELPNPMTFNLSQKNIGTFLVNQQNIAAVYQGKEANEVMAYFYTIHDGKLVTLTDYGMRIYSKNIKNIQQNYIQTLREKDTDQMEFDTWMLEQKSGKLVKIDGTSIKNKEIINKWLDDTEFYYPYKNLSVTSSLKNLAEQGMLIGAQYPIGTNIKEIKKINSNYTIKDYNQKYSQLDFPEITYYYDKKTDLVTSISIPGIRLKESVQSIQDTIGKPDDFVTKEAGSIATYTAGNYKLIIQLDLSQRIKSISLVK, from the coding sequence ATGAAAAAAAATAAATATATCTGGCTAATAGTGGTCGGAGTCATTATAATTGCAGGGATTTTAATCACTTCTATGGTAAATTCCTATCTAACAGAGAAACATAAAAATGAGCTGGATCAAAAACATATGGTGATTAAGAAAGATTTACAATGGACGAAAGATAATGCTTATTTTGAAATAGATATAAACGTGAAAGAGAAAAAGTATGAATTATATATTATAGGAGAAGGGGAAAGGAAATATCAGCAAGTAGAAGATACGGATCTAGGGGAAAAAGACGATACGATTGTGACTGGAGACTTTGCCTTTTACTTATGGACGAAAGAATACGGAAAGAAAGCAGTAAAACAAGATCTAGAATTACCCAATCCTATGACATTCAATTTATCGCAAAAAAATATAGGAACATTTCTTGTTAACCAGCAAAATATTGCGGCTGTTTACCAAGGGAAAGAAGCAAATGAGGTAATGGCCTATTTCTATACCATTCATGATGGGAAATTAGTTACCCTAACTGATTATGGAATGCGTATCTATAGTAAAAATATCAAAAACATTCAACAAAATTATATACAAACCTTAAGGGAAAAAGATACCGACCAAATGGAATTTGATACGTGGATGCTTGAGCAGAAAAGCGGGAAATTAGTAAAAATAGATGGAACTTCTATTAAAAATAAGGAAATTATCAATAAATGGCTGGATGATACGGAATTTTACTATCCATATAAAAACTTATCTGTTACTTCTAGTTTAAAGAATTTAGCGGAACAAGGAATGTTGATAGGCGCCCAATATCCAATCGGAACAAATATAAAAGAGATAAAGAAAATTAATTCTAATTATACAATCAAGGATTATAATCAGAAATATAGTCAATTGGATTTTCCTGAGATTACTTATTACTATGATAAGAAAACCGATCTTGTTACTTCTATTTCTATTCCAGGTATTCGTTTAAAAGAATCAGTACAATCGATTCAGGATACAATCGGGAAGCCAGATGATTTTGTTACGAAAGAGGCTGGGTCTATAGCTACGTATACAGCAGGAAACTATAAACTAATCATCCAATTGGACTTATCTCAACGAATTAAATCGATTAGCTTGGTAAAATAG
- a CDS encoding aminopeptidase: MSTFQENLQKYAELAVKVGVNIQKGQTLVINTSIESAEFVRLVVKEAYQIGASNVVVNWSDDIVTRTKYELAPDEAFKEYPEFRAKETISLAEEGAAFMSVVSSSPDLLKGIDSERISNFQKASGTALSQFRKYVQSDKVSWTVIAVPSKAWANLVFPDAPENSRVELLWDAIFKAIRVDQANPIQAWKEHDKTLHTKVDYLNEKAYKQLHYTAPGTDLTIELPEGHLWCGAGSINEKGFEFMANMPTEEVFTVPHKKGVNGTVSSTKPLSYGGNIINNFSVTFKDGRIIDVKAEEGEEILRQLVETDEGSHYLGEVALVPHRSPISQSNILYYNTLFDENASNHLAIGSAYAFCIEGGKKMSSEELAEKGLNDSITHVDFMIGSDKMNIDGITVDGKVEAVFRNGDWAF; the protein is encoded by the coding sequence ATGAGTACATTTCAAGAAAATTTACAAAAATATGCTGAACTCGCAGTAAAAGTCGGTGTAAATATCCAAAAAGGACAAACACTTGTTATTAATACATCCATTGAATCTGCAGAGTTTGTTCGTCTTGTCGTAAAAGAAGCTTACCAAATTGGCGCAAGTAATGTTGTAGTCAACTGGAGTGATGATATCGTTACTCGTACAAAATACGAATTGGCACCAGATGAAGCATTTAAAGAATATCCTGAATTTAGAGCAAAAGAGACGATTTCACTTGCAGAAGAAGGGGCAGCCTTCATGTCTGTAGTATCTTCTAGTCCAGACCTTTTAAAAGGGATTGATTCTGAACGAATTAGTAACTTCCAAAAGGCTTCTGGAACAGCTTTAAGCCAATTCCGAAAATATGTACAGTCTGATAAAGTAAGCTGGACCGTAATTGCTGTTCCATCCAAAGCTTGGGCAAATCTTGTTTTCCCAGACGCTCCTGAAAACAGCAGAGTGGAGTTACTATGGGATGCTATATTTAAGGCTATTCGAGTAGATCAAGCAAATCCAATCCAAGCATGGAAAGAGCATGATAAAACACTTCATACAAAAGTGGATTACTTAAATGAAAAAGCATACAAACAGCTTCATTATACAGCTCCAGGTACAGATTTAACGATTGAACTTCCAGAAGGACATCTATGGTGTGGAGCAGGATCTATCAATGAAAAAGGTTTTGAATTCATGGCAAATATGCCGACTGAAGAAGTCTTCACTGTTCCACATAAAAAAGGAGTAAATGGAACTGTATCAAGCACAAAGCCGTTAAGCTATGGCGGAAACATTATTAATAATTTCTCCGTAACCTTTAAAGATGGTCGAATTATCGATGTAAAGGCAGAAGAAGGGGAAGAAATTCTTCGTCAATTAGTTGAAACAGATGAAGGTTCTCATTATCTTGGAGAAGTAGCTTTAGTACCACATCGTTCACCTATTTCACAATCAAATATTCTTTACTACAATACTTTATTTGATGAAAATGCCTCAAATCACTTAGCAATCGGAAGTGCATATGCATTCTGTATTGAAGGTGGAAAAAAGATGTCAAGTGAAGAACTAGCTGAAAAAGGTTTAAACGATAGTATTACACATGTCGACTTTATGATAGGATCAGACAAAATGAATATTGACGGTATTACCGTAGACGGAAAAGTAGAAGCAGTATTCAGAAATGGAGATTGGGCATTTTAA
- the pgmB gene encoding beta-phosphoglucomutase, producing MANRLQAVIFDFDGVIADTVPLYYKATKKMAVEIGASFTREDNLRYQGVPRKVLIDDLVAQTDKVFTDREKEMLGNRKSEYYKALISEFTVENMLPGMYEFLKDLREMGIKFGIASSSSNAPFLLDRFGIRDWFECIVDPHSLKKGKPDPEIFLTAADCLGVDYHECAAIEDGQAGLSGILQTPMFSVGIGQGDVFAKADWQVASTRELSASTLLEKFNNR from the coding sequence ATGGCTAATCGGTTACAAGCAGTTATCTTTGATTTTGATGGTGTTATAGCAGACACTGTTCCCTTATATTACAAAGCAACAAAAAAAATGGCGGTGGAGATTGGGGCATCCTTTACTAGAGAAGATAACTTAAGATATCAAGGTGTTCCGCGAAAGGTGCTAATTGACGACTTAGTTGCACAAACAGATAAAGTATTTACAGATAGAGAAAAGGAAATGTTAGGAAATCGCAAGAGTGAATATTATAAAGCTTTAATTTCGGAATTCACAGTAGAAAATATGCTGCCAGGAATGTATGAATTTTTGAAAGATCTTAGGGAAATGGGTATTAAATTTGGGATTGCATCCTCTAGTTCCAATGCACCTTTTTTATTGGATCGCTTTGGAATAAGAGACTGGTTCGAATGCATAGTAGATCCACATTCCCTGAAAAAGGGAAAACCAGATCCGGAAATATTTTTAACAGCAGCAGATTGCTTAGGGGTCGATTATCATGAGTGTGCTGCGATAGAGGATGGACAAGCAGGCTTGAGTGGAATTCTGCAGACACCTATGTTTTCTGTCGGGATAGGACAAGGAGATGTTTTTGCAAAAGCGGATTGGCAAGTTGCCTCCACTAGAGAACTAAGTGCGAGTACTTTATTAGAAAAGTTTAATAATCGATGA
- a CDS encoding DNA topoisomerase III, producing the protein MKSLVLCEKPSVAREIARVLGCNKSTKNYLESDKYIVTWALGHLIELKMPEHYDPKFKNWNLDDLPIIPQKMELKVMKQTSHQYKAIEQLAKRKDIKDCIIATDAGREGELVARWILEKIRFTKPTKRLWISSQTDRAIKDGFKQLKPGKDYDRLYQSAVCRAQADWLIGLNVSRALTTKFNDPLSAGRVQTPTLSMVLEREKEIQSFVPKEYWTITAQIDSLQAKYEKNQERRIFSKETAEKIVANTKGKQAVVETLTVKEKTEHQPLPYDLTELQRDANRRFGFSAKKTLNVLQKLYEQHKLVTYPRTDSRYLTTDMKNTMIDRIESISGAFKEEVQPILRNKGKVEANNVFNNNKVSDHHAIIPTEQPVFLNRLDNEEVKIYDLIVKRFLTLFYPKYKYEIISTTLNINGASFVAQETNILELGFKALDSRKTDSSKNIQLQKGQQLKVQSVNLEQKFTEAPSRFTEADILGKMEKFGLGTPATRAEIIERLLSSEVLERQNGKLHSTSKGKQLLNLVNDDLTTPDLTAKWEQELEDIAKGKANPHQFMEQIKEQTKRFVREIKQSEKSYKMQNLTGSKCPECGSFLKEKNTKNGKILVCSSMDCSFSKRKDPKLSNKRCPQCHKKMEIHNGVAGTYFQCRNCNVVEKATDRKKTINKREERKLVQKYSKDESFGNSLGDLLKAAMKKDD; encoded by the coding sequence ATGAAATCTCTTGTGTTATGTGAAAAGCCAAGTGTTGCGAGAGAAATAGCCAGAGTGCTTGGTTGCAATAAATCCACTAAAAATTATTTGGAATCAGATAAATATATAGTGACTTGGGCTTTAGGCCATTTAATTGAATTAAAAATGCCCGAGCATTATGATCCCAAATTTAAAAATTGGAATTTAGATGATTTACCAATTATTCCACAGAAAATGGAATTAAAAGTGATGAAGCAAACCAGTCATCAATATAAAGCCATTGAACAACTGGCAAAAAGAAAAGATATTAAAGATTGTATTATCGCCACAGATGCAGGGCGTGAAGGAGAATTAGTCGCACGTTGGATATTAGAGAAAATCCGATTTACCAAACCAACTAAACGATTATGGATATCTTCACAAACGGACCGAGCAATAAAGGATGGCTTTAAACAACTAAAGCCGGGAAAAGATTACGATCGCTTATATCAATCCGCTGTGTGTAGAGCACAAGCAGATTGGCTAATCGGCTTAAATGTTTCAAGAGCCTTAACAACGAAATTCAATGATCCATTGTCAGCAGGGCGTGTTCAAACCCCTACTTTATCAATGGTTCTAGAGAGAGAAAAAGAAATTCAATCCTTTGTTCCAAAAGAATATTGGACCATCACTGCACAAATAGATTCTCTACAAGCGAAATATGAAAAGAATCAAGAGAGAAGAATCTTTTCAAAAGAAACAGCAGAAAAAATTGTAGCTAATACGAAAGGGAAGCAGGCAGTGGTTGAGACGCTTACCGTAAAAGAAAAAACAGAGCATCAGCCATTGCCTTATGATTTAACAGAACTCCAGCGAGACGCAAACCGCCGATTCGGTTTTTCTGCCAAAAAAACGTTAAATGTCCTGCAGAAGCTATATGAGCAACATAAACTTGTCACCTATCCGAGAACGGATTCACGATACTTAACGACAGATATGAAGAATACGATGATTGATCGCATTGAAAGTATATCCGGCGCATTTAAAGAAGAAGTTCAACCTATCTTACGTAACAAGGGGAAGGTCGAAGCAAATAATGTGTTCAATAACAATAAAGTATCTGACCACCATGCCATTATCCCGACCGAGCAGCCTGTATTTTTAAACCGGTTAGATAATGAGGAAGTAAAAATTTATGACTTAATCGTAAAAAGATTTTTGACGTTATTTTATCCAAAATATAAGTATGAAATTATTTCTACTACATTAAACATTAATGGAGCTTCCTTTGTCGCTCAAGAAACAAATATATTAGAATTAGGTTTTAAAGCTTTAGACTCTCGCAAAACAGATTCTTCAAAAAATATACAGCTTCAAAAGGGACAACAATTAAAAGTCCAATCTGTAAATTTGGAGCAAAAATTTACGGAAGCTCCATCACGTTTTACAGAAGCTGATATTCTAGGAAAAATGGAGAAATTCGGACTGGGGACTCCTGCTACGCGTGCTGAAATAATTGAAAGATTGCTTTCATCTGAGGTATTAGAAAGACAAAATGGGAAATTACATTCTACCTCCAAAGGAAAACAGCTTCTCAATCTCGTTAATGATGATTTGACTACTCCCGATTTAACGGCAAAATGGGAGCAAGAGTTAGAGGATATCGCTAAAGGAAAAGCAAATCCTCATCAATTTATGGAACAAATTAAAGAGCAGACCAAACGATTTGTCCGGGAAATAAAACAAAGTGAGAAATCGTATAAAATGCAAAATCTCACTGGCTCCAAATGTCCTGAATGTGGGTCTTTCCTAAAGGAAAAAAATACAAAAAACGGAAAAATTCTTGTATGCTCCAGTATGGATTGTTCTTTTAGTAAAAGAAAAGATCCTAAACTTTCCAACAAGCGTTGTCCACAATGCCATAAGAAAATGGAAATCCATAATGGAGTGGCCGGTACCTATTTCCAATGCAGAAACTGCAATGTAGTGGAAAAAGCTACAGACCGTAAAAAGACCATTAACAAAAGAGAAGAACGGAAACTTGTTCAGAAATACAGTAAAGACGAAAGCTTTGGAAATAGTCTAGGTGATTTATTAAAAGCCGCGATGAAAAAAGACGATTAA
- a CDS encoding DUF1992 domain-containing protein, whose amino-acid sequence MDFSILVSEDKIKKAYKDGEFNHLPGFGKPLPKDSLDSVPKELRMAYRVLKNAGYSLEEDKIRQELLSMEDLIRSCETEGEKVVLQRKYNEKLLRFRKMMKERTGESHSNPFSGYQKKVENKFFPK is encoded by the coding sequence ATGGATTTTTCGATTCTTGTTTCAGAAGATAAAATAAAAAAAGCATATAAAGACGGGGAATTTAACCATCTTCCAGGGTTCGGAAAACCACTCCCAAAAGATAGTCTAGATTCTGTACCAAAAGAATTGCGAATGGCCTATCGTGTTCTCAAGAATGCTGGATATTCATTAGAAGAGGATAAGATTAGACAAGAATTATTGTCCATGGAAGATTTAATTCGTTCCTGTGAGACAGAAGGAGAAAAGGTAGTTTTACAAAGAAAATATAATGAAAAATTATTGCGATTTCGTAAAATGATGAAAGAACGTACAGGAGAAAGTCACTCTAATCCTTTTTCTGGATATCAGAAAAAGGTAGAGAATAAATTCTTTCCGAAATAA
- the motA gene encoding flagellar motor stator protein MotA gives MDKTSLIGIILAIIAVGVGMVFKGVSPAVLLNPAAILIILVGTVAAVVIAFPASEIKRVPKLFGILFKEQKVQDTKELIRLFSEWAQLARKEGLLALEAKTDEIEDPFLRNGLSLSVDGQSAEYIRDVLTEEIEAMEERHRTGALIFTQAGTYAPTLGVLGAVIGLIAALGNMSDAEALGHAISAAFVATLMGIFTGYVLWHPFANKLKRKSHMEASQKYLMIEGVLSILEGEAPRVIEQKLASYLPVSERRQFLEESESSVNTNE, from the coding sequence ATGGATAAAACTTCCTTGATAGGAATTATACTTGCTATTATTGCTGTGGGAGTAGGAATGGTGTTTAAAGGTGTCAGTCCTGCGGTATTATTGAATCCAGCAGCTATTCTAATTATTTTAGTAGGTACAGTAGCAGCAGTAGTTATTGCCTTTCCTGCTTCAGAGATTAAACGAGTTCCAAAGTTATTCGGCATCTTGTTTAAGGAGCAGAAAGTGCAGGATACGAAAGAGTTAATTCGCTTGTTTTCAGAGTGGGCACAATTAGCTAGAAAAGAGGGACTTCTTGCATTAGAAGCAAAAACAGATGAAATTGAAGATCCATTTTTGAGAAATGGCTTATCTTTGTCTGTGGATGGACAAAGTGCAGAGTATATTAGAGATGTATTAACAGAAGAAATTGAAGCAATGGAAGAGAGACATCGTACAGGAGCGCTTATTTTTACCCAAGCAGGTACCTACGCCCCTACATTGGGAGTACTTGGAGCAGTAATTGGGCTGATTGCAGCTTTAGGAAATATGTCTGATGCTGAAGCGCTTGGACATGCTATTAGTGCCGCGTTTGTTGCTACTTTAATGGGGATATTTACTGGATACGTTTTATGGCATCCATTTGCAAATAAACTGAAGAGAAAATCACACATGGAAGCAAGTCAAAAATATTTGATGATAGAAGGGGTTCTTTCTATTTTAGAAGGAGAAGCGCCTAGGGTAATTGAACAAAAGCTTGCATCGTATTTACCTGTTTCAGAAAGAAGACAATTTCTTGAAGAAAGCGAAAGTAGTGTGAATACGAATGAGTAA
- the motB gene encoding flagellar motor protein MotB: protein MSKKKKKKVHHEEHVDESWLVPYADILTLLLALFIVLYGMSSVDAKKFSEIAEAFNKELQGGTGIFEYPSPAPSMNSETTDVDLADQEKKEDKKDKKNLSEKELKELQKQKDKQELSEIQQKVNAYIAKNKLGNKLDTELTDEGLHVSIRDNVLFASGSAEVRNKDRKVVSEIANLLVMDPPRSIIISGHTDNVPIRNSRYASNWELSVTRALNFMKLLLENKKLDPKSFSAKGYGEFQPIASNDSSAGRAKNRRVDILIEPRVAKED from the coding sequence ATGAGTAAAAAGAAAAAAAAGAAAGTACATCATGAGGAGCATGTTGATGAATCTTGGCTTGTTCCTTATGCGGATATCCTTACTTTATTGCTGGCTTTATTTATCGTTTTATATGGCATGAGTTCTGTTGACGCTAAAAAATTCTCTGAAATCGCAGAAGCTTTTAATAAAGAATTACAAGGAGGGACAGGTATATTTGAATACCCTAGTCCTGCACCGTCAATGAATAGTGAAACTACAGATGTTGATTTGGCTGATCAAGAGAAAAAGGAAGATAAAAAAGATAAAAAAAATCTTAGCGAAAAAGAACTAAAAGAATTACAAAAACAGAAAGATAAACAAGAATTATCAGAGATTCAACAAAAGGTAAATGCCTATATTGCTAAGAATAAATTAGGGAATAAGCTGGATACGGAACTGACGGATGAAGGTTTGCATGTTTCAATTAGAGATAATGTACTCTTTGCTTCTGGAAGTGCCGAAGTTCGCAATAAAGACAGAAAAGTTGTTTCCGAAATTGCTAATTTACTTGTCATGGATCCGCCGCGAAGCATTATTATAAGTGGACATACAGACAATGTTCCCATCCGCAATTCACGATATGCGTCCAACTGGGAACTAAGTGTGACTAGAGCTTTAAATTTCATGAAATTACTTCTTGAAAACAAGAAACTAGATCCTAAATCATTTAGCGCCAAAGGTTACGGTGAGTTTCAGCCTATTGCTAGTAATGATAGTTCTGCTGGAAGAGCAAAAAATAGAAGAGTAGATATTTTAATTGAACCAAGAGTAGCAAAAGAAGACTAA
- a CDS encoding carbohydrate kinase: MEVNDKEIFILQLIKENPFVTQNEIAEKMGLSRSAVAGYISSLTKEGKLLGRAYVLPKKKEVICIGGANVDRKVQAEETIQYGTSNPASTSQSPGGVARNIAENLGRLGLETSLFTIVGDDHEGEWLLENTKSYADITPSLLSNLYRTGTYTALLESDGELAVALADMSIYDTIDKDIIDKKWGYIATSELVILDTNFSAEVLEHIIIRCRQEQMALCITPVSAPKVRKLPEDLHGVTWLIANRDEAEALAEMKIKEEGDFFKAAEIILEKGVEKVVITRGDKGLIYFTKLGEAGVILPPEAEVVDVTGAGDSLVSGIMYSHIKGLNTEDACKIGITCSNITLQSNQTVNPLLNNKKLQELFGKYFR, from the coding sequence ATGGAAGTGAATGATAAAGAGATTTTTATTCTTCAGCTGATTAAAGAAAATCCCTTTGTTACTCAAAATGAAATAGCTGAGAAAATGGGCTTATCCCGTTCTGCGGTAGCAGGTTATATTTCTTCTTTAACAAAAGAAGGAAAACTACTAGGTAGAGCCTATGTGTTACCAAAAAAGAAAGAAGTTATTTGTATTGGAGGAGCCAATGTAGATCGTAAAGTTCAAGCAGAGGAGACCATTCAATACGGTACCTCTAATCCAGCCTCTACAAGTCAGTCTCCTGGCGGGGTAGCAAGAAATATTGCAGAGAATTTAGGGAGATTGGGACTCGAAACTTCTTTATTTACTATTGTGGGAGATGACCATGAAGGGGAATGGCTACTAGAGAATACCAAAAGCTATGCAGATATCACTCCTTCTCTTTTGTCTAATCTATATCGAACGGGGACCTATACAGCTTTATTGGAATCTGATGGTGAACTTGCTGTTGCTTTAGCGGATATGTCTATATATGACACCATTGATAAAGATATAATCGATAAAAAGTGGGGGTATATTGCAACATCAGAATTAGTTATTCTTGACACTAATTTTTCAGCAGAAGTATTGGAGCATATTATCATCAGATGCAGGCAAGAACAAATGGCATTGTGTATTACACCTGTATCGGCACCAAAAGTACGAAAACTGCCCGAAGATTTGCATGGAGTTACTTGGTTGATTGCAAACAGAGATGAGGCAGAGGCATTAGCGGAGATGAAAATAAAAGAAGAGGGAGACTTCTTTAAAGCAGCCGAAATCATTCTCGAAAAAGGTGTTGAAAAAGTAGTTATAACGAGGGGAGATAAAGGCCTTATCTATTTTACAAAGCTAGGGGAAGCTGGTGTTATCTTACCTCCAGAAGCAGAAGTAGTCGATGTAACAGGTGCTGGCGATTCCCTTGTTTCAGGTATAATGTATTCTCATATTAAAGGCCTAAACACGGAAGACGCTTGTAAAATCGGCATTACTTGCTCGAACATAACCCTTCAATCGAATCAAACAGTAAATCCACTATTAAATAATAAAAAGTTACAAGAACTATTTGGAAAATACTTTCGCTAA
- a CDS encoding pseudouridine-5'-phosphate glycosidase, translating to MKTEWLEFSKEVLEAKKNNLPIVALESTIISHGMPYPQNVETAKEVEDIIRKNGAVPATIAIIEGKIKIGLSEDEIEFLAKSDNIEKASRRDLPYLIAGKKNGATTVAATMICAELAGIKVFVTGGIGGVHREAEHTMDISADLQELAKTSVAVVCAGAKSILDIGLTLEYLETYGVPVVGYGTKSLPAFYTRTSPFEVNFSVENPKEAADMIQTKWALGLDGGVVIANPIPENDALDEKYITDIIEKALQEAKENHITGKKVTPFLLSRVKELTEGTSLVANIALVKNNAEVGSRIAVELNK from the coding sequence ATGAAAACAGAATGGCTAGAATTCTCAAAAGAAGTATTAGAAGCAAAGAAAAATAATCTACCGATTGTAGCATTAGAATCAACTATCATTTCCCATGGTATGCCTTATCCTCAAAACGTGGAAACCGCTAAAGAAGTAGAAGATATTATTCGCAAAAATGGCGCAGTTCCTGCAACTATTGCGATAATAGAAGGAAAAATAAAGATTGGTTTATCAGAAGATGAAATTGAATTTTTAGCTAAAAGCGATAATATTGAGAAAGCAAGCAGACGTGATTTACCATATTTAATTGCTGGTAAAAAAAATGGGGCAACCACTGTAGCAGCTACCATGATTTGCGCAGAGCTTGCAGGAATTAAAGTGTTTGTAACTGGTGGAATTGGCGGTGTTCATAGAGAAGCAGAGCATACAATGGATATTTCTGCAGATTTACAAGAATTAGCTAAAACAAGCGTAGCGGTTGTTTGCGCAGGGGCTAAATCTATATTAGATATTGGATTAACGTTAGAATATCTTGAAACATATGGCGTTCCAGTTGTAGGATATGGAACAAAGTCTCTTCCAGCCTTCTATACAAGAACTAGTCCATTTGAAGTGAATTTCTCAGTAGAAAATCCAAAAGAAGCAGCTGACATGATCCAAACAAAATGGGCATTAGGATTAGATGGCGGGGTAGTGATCGCTAATCCAATTCCAGAAAATGATGCTCTCGATGAAAAATACATTACAGATATTATTGAAAAGGCACTTCAAGAAGCGAAAGAAAACCATATTACAGGTAAAAAAGTAACTCCATTCTTATTAAGTCGCGTAAAAGAATTAACAGAAGGAACAAGCCTAGTTGCTAATATTGCATTAGTCAAAAACAATGCAGAAGTGGGCTCAAGAATAGCAGTAGAGTTAAATAAATAA